A stretch of the Acidobacteriota bacterium genome encodes the following:
- a CDS encoding DNRLRE domain-containing protein produces the protein MLTRLLWKCLLGGCLAASCLGQGMVIGHQNTDLAQIPDAWLDLAKSHLHIAYQHTSHGSQLITGMSSLRAYPPFGTKYNWDDSGATSGALDLDDYGIPGCADLSQGDWVDANGDTPWVVATRTLLDNPSNSHINVVIWSWCSINGHNAPRYVTNMEKLIAEYPDVTFVFMTGHAEGEGEYAYQNPDTGNGNVHFNNQYIRQHCQNHGRVLFDFADIEAYDPDGDYFWNLGLYDNLDYSGGNWAAQWIAANPTSELALLTTGNGVPGYSGCTGCAHSDNPAAANLNCILKGRAAWWLFARLAGWDGDECLPAPSGLQATPDQNQHRVHLTWTDNSDDPEETGFRIQRQYDGGDWDNNYAEVGTDDTGYTDDNHGGGPLPDGTYAYRVVAFTFECASAPSPIDTAVLSTTPPPAPSGLGAVLSGAYVILSWTDNSTIEDHFVVERAVDGGSFEILNDTLPADTTTYQDIHPDVLHTYHYRVKARNGFGDSAYSNEAAVYVPDESHTIRLEDTTEVEDAFLDPTQPNTNFGNTAYTRLYHFIIRFALPAELQGKQIIAAAVNFYGWGQSNWQPGQYMDLYRVTRAWTESQVTWNSARSGQSWTQPGGDYGEWLGQSAITQGCDHCFYPPIDVTAQVRQWVDGVEDNFGFLLVNDSATITQLKASEYSAGSRTYLEITYTEGLSRLPGDANLDGAVNVLDALACLYHFTGQAALTTQGCVNVDLDDDSAVTVQDLLILCGCLSGDLTL, from the coding sequence ATGTTGACACGCTTGCTTTGGAAATGCCTGTTGGGCGGATGTCTGGCGGCGTCGTGCCTGGGACAGGGCATGGTGATCGGCCACCAGAACACAGACCTGGCGCAGATCCCGGACGCATGGCTTGATCTGGCCAAGTCGCACCTCCACATCGCCTACCAGCACACCTCGCACGGCAGCCAGCTGATCACCGGAATGAGCAGCCTGCGCGCTTACCCTCCCTTCGGGACCAAATACAACTGGGACGATTCGGGCGCCACGTCGGGCGCCCTGGACTTGGATGATTACGGCATCCCGGGTTGCGCCGACCTCAGCCAGGGGGATTGGGTGGACGCAAACGGCGACACGCCGTGGGTCGTGGCCACCCGGACGCTGCTGGACAACCCGTCCAACAGCCACATCAACGTGGTGATCTGGTCCTGGTGCAGCATCAACGGCCACAACGCGCCCCGCTACGTCACCAACATGGAAAAACTGATCGCCGAGTATCCGGACGTCACCTTCGTGTTCATGACCGGTCACGCGGAAGGCGAAGGGGAATATGCGTACCAGAATCCGGACACGGGCAACGGCAATGTCCATTTCAACAATCAGTACATCCGCCAGCACTGCCAGAATCACGGCCGGGTGCTGTTCGATTTCGCCGACATCGAGGCCTACGACCCGGACGGTGATTACTTCTGGAATCTGGGGCTGTATGACAACCTGGATTACAGCGGCGGCAACTGGGCCGCCCAGTGGATCGCCGCGAATCCGACGTCCGAACTGGCGTTGCTGACCACCGGCAACGGCGTGCCCGGCTACAGCGGCTGCACCGGCTGCGCCCATTCGGACAATCCCGCCGCGGCCAATCTCAACTGCATTCTCAAGGGCCGGGCGGCCTGGTGGCTCTTCGCCCGGCTGGCCGGCTGGGATGGCGACGAGTGCCTGCCCGCCCCGTCCGGCCTCCAGGCCACACCGGACCAGAACCAGCACCGGGTGCATCTGACCTGGACCGACAACTCCGACGATCCCGAGGAAACCGGCTTCAGGATCCAGCGCCAATACGACGGCGGCGACTGGGACAACAACTACGCCGAAGTGGGCACCGACGACACCGGCTACACGGATGACAACCACGGCGGCGGGCCGTTGCCCGACGGCACGTACGCATACCGGGTGGTGGCCTTCACCTTCGAGTGCGCCTCCGCCCCGTCTCCCATTGACACCGCGGTGCTCTCGACCACGCCGCCGCCCGCCCCGAGCGGCCTGGGCGCTGTGCTCAGCGGCGCTTATGTCATCCTCAGCTGGACCGACAACTCCACCATCGAAGATCATTTCGTGGTGGAGCGGGCCGTCGACGGCGGCTCTTTCGAAATTTTGAACGACACCCTGCCGGCCGACACCACCACCTACCAGGACATCCATCCGGATGTGCTGCACACTTACCACTACCGGGTGAAGGCCCGAAACGGATTCGGTGATTCGGCGTACAGCAACGAAGCCGCCGTCTACGTGCCCGACGAAAGCCACACCATCCGGCTGGAGGACACCACCGAGGTCGAGGACGCCTTCCTGGATCCAACCCAGCCCAACACAAATTTCGGCAACACGGCTTACACCCGCCTGTACCATTTCATCATCCGGTTCGCGCTGCCGGCCGAACTGCAGGGCAAGCAGATCATAGCCGCAGCAGTCAATTTCTATGGCTGGGGGCAAAGCAACTGGCAGCCGGGTCAATACATGGACCTGTACCGGGTCACCCGCGCCTGGACGGAATCCCAGGTGACCTGGAACAGCGCCCGGTCCGGACAGAGCTGGACCCAGCCCGGCGGCGACTACGGCGAATGGCTGGGCCAGTCGGCGATCACCCAGGGCTGCGACCACTGCTTCTACCCGCCCATCGACGTGACCGCGCAGGTCCGGCAATGGGTGGACGGCGTCGAGGACAATTTCGGCTTCCTGCTGGTCAACGACTCGGCCACCATCACCCAGCTCAAGGCGAGCGAATACTCCGCCGGCAGCCGCACGTACCTGGAGATCACCTACACGGAGGGATTGTCGAGACTGCCCGGCGACGCGAATCTCGACGGCGCCGTGAACGTCCTGGACGCGCTGGCCTGTCTCTACCACTTCACCGGCCAAGCCGCCCTGACCACCCAGGGATGTGTGAACGTGGACCTGGACGACGACTCCGCCGTGACGGTGCAGGATCTGCTCATCCTCTGCGGCTGCCTCAGCGGCGATCTGACTCTCTGA
- a CDS encoding rubrerythrin family protein, which yields MKKMTEENLKAAFAGESQAHMKYLAFSRKAEAEGKPNVARLFAAASFAEQVHATAHLRVLKGIGGTADNLGAAMAGEAFEVEEMYPAYIAAADAQEEKAAKTAFHRAMDAEVVHHQLYSRAKQAVEAGRDAEIGPVWVCEVCGHTVEGAEPPDQCPLCQARKERYVRF from the coding sequence ATGAAGAAGATGACCGAGGAAAATCTCAAGGCCGCGTTCGCCGGCGAGAGCCAGGCCCACATGAAGTACCTGGCCTTCTCCCGGAAGGCGGAGGCGGAAGGAAAGCCCAATGTGGCCCGGCTGTTCGCGGCGGCCTCGTTCGCCGAGCAGGTGCACGCCACGGCCCACCTGCGCGTGCTCAAGGGGATCGGCGGCACCGCCGACAACCTGGGCGCCGCCATGGCCGGCGAGGCGTTCGAAGTGGAGGAGATGTATCCGGCGTACATCGCCGCCGCCGACGCGCAGGAGGAGAAGGCGGCGAAAACCGCCTTCCACCGCGCCATGGATGCGGAGGTGGTCCATCACCAGCTCTACAGCCGCGCGAAACAGGCGGTGGAAGCGGGCCGGGACGCCGAAATCGGGCCGGTCTGGGTCTGCGAGGTCTGCGGCCACACTGTGGAAGGCGCGGAGCCGCCGGACCAATGCCCGCTGTGCCAGGCCAGGAAAGAGCGCTACGTCAGGTTCTGA
- a CDS encoding radical SAM protein: MKIFHYRDIAPQIFNLLVRRRFRFQFELIPYEATGLSCRKIANLFLAGLNQFVLPRRPLGRPVFAQVEPANICNLSCPLCLTTSVTPSRRAAVLPFETFRTFIDELGDYLLLIVLWNWGEPFLNPDLGRMIAYARARGILTHCSTNANMRLDDARIRELVASGLDTLIVGVDGASETTYQKYRQGGTLAAATDNIRRILDARRRLGADRPRINIRFVVMQHNEHELPMVEAMARELGVDFLTLKTVDMPAVHGADVDDRWAPGDSRYQRYEYETGTRRRRARAFRCVRPWKRVTLQAGGEIVACEFDYRNDAAFGTLLPDGSVTAIWKGEAAARFRGAFHHGDNESPFCRACTLRDRVAEDCTVARVF, from the coding sequence ATGAAAATCTTTCACTACCGGGACATCGCTCCCCAAATCTTCAACCTGCTGGTCCGGAGGCGTTTCCGTTTCCAGTTCGAGCTGATCCCTTACGAAGCGACCGGCCTGTCCTGTCGCAAGATCGCCAACCTGTTTCTGGCGGGCCTCAACCAATTCGTCCTGCCCCGCCGCCCCCTGGGCCGACCGGTTTTCGCCCAGGTGGAACCGGCCAACATCTGCAATCTGAGCTGCCCACTGTGCCTGACCACCTCGGTCACCCCGTCCCGGCGGGCCGCGGTCCTGCCCTTCGAGACGTTCCGGACCTTCATCGACGAGCTGGGCGACTACCTGCTGCTGATCGTTCTCTGGAACTGGGGCGAACCGTTTCTGAATCCCGACCTGGGCCGGATGATCGCCTACGCCCGCGCGCGGGGCATTCTCACCCACTGCAGCACGAACGCCAACATGCGGCTCGACGACGCGCGGATCCGGGAACTGGTCGCGTCGGGGCTGGACACCCTCATCGTCGGAGTGGACGGCGCCAGCGAGACAACCTATCAGAAATACCGCCAGGGCGGCACGCTGGCGGCGGCCACGGACAACATCCGCCGGATTCTGGATGCCCGAAGGCGCCTCGGGGCCGACCGGCCGCGGATCAACATCCGCTTCGTGGTCATGCAGCACAACGAGCACGAGCTGCCCATGGTCGAGGCCATGGCCCGGGAACTGGGTGTCGACTTTCTCACTCTGAAGACGGTGGACATGCCCGCGGTCCATGGCGCCGATGTGGATGACCGCTGGGCGCCCGGCGACTCACGCTACCAGCGCTACGAATACGAAACCGGCACGCGGCGCCGCCGTGCTCGCGCCTTCCGCTGCGTCCGACCCTGGAAGCGCGTCACCCTGCAGGCCGGCGGCGAGATCGTAGCGTGCGAGTTCGATTACCGGAACGACGCCGCCTTCGGGACTCTTCTCCCGGACGGCTCCGTCACGGCGATCTGGAAGGGCGAAGCCGCCGCCCGTTTCCGCGGCGCGTTCCATCATGGCGACAACGAGTCACCGTTCTGCCGGGCGTGCACCTTGCGTGACCGCGTGGCCGAGGATTGCACAGTCGCCCGGGTCTTCTGA
- a CDS encoding class I SAM-dependent methyltransferase — translation MHDAARREAFRRICRSYEILWTGPNAAAVDLGAQARLEELYRRVIQADDMRTALAASEPRWILDLGAGRGSRLVQLLADSGCRIVALDCFPAFARLDLRYTGWKVLADAAAAPFRPGCAALVVSAHLTLNSPQFADQEDRRAFVAEIVRLLRPGGVFWGEERRLMPEDFAPFAEVADYYHLAALDVHCFRKSERP, via the coding sequence ATGCACGATGCCGCGCGCCGAGAAGCGTTCCGCCGCATATGCCGCAGCTATGAGATTCTGTGGACGGGCCCGAACGCCGCGGCCGTGGATCTCGGCGCCCAGGCCCGCCTGGAGGAGCTGTATCGCCGGGTGATCCAGGCCGATGACATGCGGACCGCGCTGGCGGCGTCAGAACCACGCTGGATTCTCGATCTCGGCGCGGGGCGGGGGTCGCGGCTGGTGCAGCTGCTGGCGGACTCCGGCTGCCGGATCGTGGCCCTGGACTGTTTCCCGGCGTTCGCCCGTCTGGACCTGCGGTACACTGGTTGGAAGGTGTTGGCGGATGCTGCGGCAGCACCGTTCCGGCCGGGCTGCGCGGCGCTGGTGGTTTCGGCGCACCTGACCCTGAACAGCCCGCAATTTGCCGATCAGGAAGACCGGCGGGCGTTTGTGGCCGAGATCGTCAGGCTCCTGCGGCCGGGCGGGGTCTTCTGGGGCGAGGAGCGCCGGCTGATGCCCGAGGACTTTGCGCCGTTCGCCGAAGTGGCGGATTACTACCACCTGGCAGCCTTGGACGTTCATTGCTTCCGCAAATCGGAGCGGCCCTGA
- a CDS encoding PAS domain S-box protein, with amino-acid sequence MNLIVNLADIVSLIGVLTAIVCLLRAWPRVFRQDSRITLLAFLITSLFMYTSNFLEWTGITGNLDPFEDYLEVLVPLFLTAFGYTFIQHATEERLRSSEARYRTLIESATDGILLLRGNRFADCNASLLRIYGCSREAIIGRTPWDFSPERQPDGSLSSESASRYIARAATGEALFFEWQHCRLDGTPFDAEISLNRLNAEEPDTQIAIVRDITARKQAEAALRESEERWQFALEGSGDAVWDWNLHAGRMFRSRRWEEMLGIPAGANSQTPEDWQRRVHPDDLPRVQRELDLTLSGEKPQYVAEYRLQHADGRHRWILDRGKVTLRGPDGAPWRMVGTMSDITERREAEADLVESRQRFSQFMGQIPAAVFIKDTDNHLLYVNDYLRLQFGADNQPDSASSNGPTSPYLARMAADDARVLAEGVVVTSEIIPDVNDRPRHLETRKFVIQRVGKSPLIGGISLDVTELRHSEEERTRLEDQLRQAQKMEIIGRMAGGVAHDFNNLLSPILGYTEMALLDMHPEDPLFADVKNIREAAERAAGLTRQLLAFSRRQVLDMAVLNLNRTLSDLHKMLRRLIGEDIELVLRLSADLGNIRGDVDQLQQVVMNLAVNARDAMPGGGRLILQTENTTLAEGNAVLPPGVYVALSVIDSGCGMDAETLSHMFEPFFTTKERGKGTGLGLSTVYGIVKQHGGHIEAISQPGQGTTFRILFPRVEAPPSGEANPAEEEPAGPGSARLLVVEDEAMVRKMVCDILRAHGYRVLEAAGSDEALALMAAETEPVDLVLTDVIMPRMNGRELYERILRMQPGVRVLYMSGYPAEVIAEQGLVRETIHFLQKPFSVRTFLETLRGILEDA; translated from the coding sequence ATGAACCTGATCGTCAATCTCGCCGACATCGTCTCCCTCATCGGTGTGCTGACCGCGATCGTCTGCCTCCTGCGCGCGTGGCCGCGCGTATTCCGCCAGGACTCGCGGATCACGCTGCTGGCCTTCCTGATCACGTCCCTGTTCATGTACACGAGCAATTTCCTGGAGTGGACGGGCATCACCGGCAATCTCGACCCCTTCGAGGATTATCTGGAAGTACTGGTGCCCCTCTTCCTGACCGCTTTCGGCTACACGTTCATCCAGCACGCGACCGAGGAGCGCCTGCGGAGCAGTGAGGCACGCTACCGCACGCTCATCGAGTCGGCCACCGACGGCATCCTGCTCTTGCGCGGCAACCGGTTTGCAGACTGCAACGCCAGCCTGCTCCGGATCTACGGATGTTCCCGCGAGGCCATCATCGGCCGGACGCCGTGGGACTTTTCCCCCGAGCGGCAACCGGACGGGAGCCTGTCCAGCGAGTCGGCGTCGCGCTACATCGCCCGCGCCGCCACCGGCGAAGCGTTGTTCTTCGAGTGGCAGCATTGCCGTCTCGACGGTACCCCGTTCGACGCCGAGATCAGCCTGAACCGGCTCAACGCCGAGGAGCCCGATACCCAGATCGCCATCGTGCGGGACATCACGGCCCGCAAGCAGGCCGAGGCCGCCCTGCGGGAGAGCGAGGAGCGCTGGCAGTTCGCACTCGAAGGGAGCGGCGACGCCGTGTGGGACTGGAACCTGCACGCCGGTCGGATGTTCCGCTCGCGCCGCTGGGAGGAGATGCTCGGGATACCGGCCGGCGCGAACAGTCAAACGCCCGAGGATTGGCAGCGGCGAGTCCATCCGGACGACCTCCCCCGTGTCCAGCGGGAGCTGGATCTCACGTTGTCCGGGGAAAAGCCCCAGTATGTCGCCGAATACCGCCTGCAGCACGCCGACGGCCGGCACCGCTGGATCCTGGACCGCGGCAAGGTCACCCTGCGGGGTCCCGACGGTGCGCCCTGGCGGATGGTGGGCACCATGTCGGACATCACCGAGCGCCGGGAGGCGGAGGCCGATCTCGTTGAGTCCAGGCAGCGGTTCAGCCAGTTCATGGGCCAGATTCCCGCCGCCGTGTTCATCAAGGATACCGACAACCACCTGTTGTACGTCAACGACTACCTGCGGTTGCAGTTCGGGGCGGACAACCAGCCGGATTCCGCCAGCAGCAACGGACCGACATCACCCTACCTGGCCCGGATGGCCGCCGACGACGCCCGGGTGCTGGCCGAAGGCGTCGTGGTCACATCCGAGATCATCCCCGACGTAAACGACCGCCCCCGCCATCTCGAAACCCGGAAATTCGTCATCCAGCGAGTCGGCAAGTCGCCCCTCATCGGCGGCATTTCCCTTGACGTGACCGAGTTGCGGCACTCCGAAGAGGAACGCACGCGGCTGGAGGACCAGCTGCGGCAGGCGCAGAAGATGGAGATCATCGGCCGGATGGCCGGCGGCGTGGCCCACGACTTCAACAACCTGCTGTCGCCGATCCTCGGCTACACGGAGATGGCGCTGCTGGACATGCACCCCGAGGATCCGCTTTTCGCCGACGTGAAAAACATCCGGGAAGCGGCCGAGCGGGCGGCCGGACTGACCCGGCAGTTGCTGGCGTTCAGCCGACGGCAAGTTTTGGACATGGCCGTGCTGAACCTGAACCGGACCCTGTCCGATCTCCACAAGATGCTGCGCCGGCTCATCGGCGAGGACATCGAGCTCGTCCTCCGCCTCAGCGCCGACCTCGGTAACATCCGGGGCGACGTGGACCAGCTTCAGCAGGTGGTGATGAACCTCGCGGTCAACGCCCGGGACGCCATGCCCGGCGGCGGCCGGTTGATCCTGCAGACGGAAAACACGACCCTGGCCGAAGGCAATGCCGTGCTGCCCCCCGGCGTCTACGTGGCGCTCAGCGTCATCGACAGCGGCTGCGGCATGGACGCCGAAACGCTCAGCCACATGTTCGAGCCGTTCTTCACCACCAAGGAGCGGGGGAAGGGCACGGGGCTGGGGCTGTCCACCGTTTACGGCATCGTCAAGCAGCACGGCGGGCACATCGAGGCCATCTCGCAACCCGGCCAGGGGACGACCTTCCGGATTCTCTTCCCGCGAGTCGAGGCTCCGCCATCCGGGGAGGCGAATCCCGCGGAGGAAGAACCGGCCGGCCCAGGCAGCGCGCGGCTGCTGGTGGTGGAGGACGAGGCGATGGTCCGGAAGATGGTCTGCGACATCCTGCGGGCGCACGGGTACCGGGTCCTGGAGGCCGCCGGGTCGGACGAAGCCCTGGCGTTAATGGCAGCCGAGACCGAGCCCGTCGACCTTGTGCTGACCGATGTGATCATGCCGCGCATGAACGGCCGCGAGCTGTACGAGCGAATCCTGCGGATGCAGCCGGGCGTCCGGGTGCTCTACATGTCGGGATATCCGGCGGAGGTGATCGCCGAGCAGGGGCTGGTCCGGGAAACGATTCACTTTTTGCAGAAACCGTTCTCGGTCCGTACGTTCCTCGAAACGCTCCGCGGCATCCTGGAGGACGCGTGA